A section of the Pseudomonas prosekii genome encodes:
- the fmt gene encoding methionyl-tRNA formyltransferase produces the protein MTEPLRIVFAGTPEFAAEHIKALLASPYEIVAVYTQPDRPAGRGQKLMPSPVKQLALENNIPVLQPPTLRNADAQAELAALKPDLLVVVAYGLILPQVVLDIPRLGCINSHASLLPRWRGAAPIQRAVEAGDSESGVTVMRMELGLDTGPMLLKVSTPITGEDTGGSLHDRLAEIGPPAVLQAIAGLAAGTLEGEVQDDSLATYAHKLNKDEARIDWSRPAVELERLVRAFNPWPITHSTLNGEALKVLAAKLAEGQGAAGQILSASKDGLIVACGEQALCLTRLQLPGGKALNFSDLFNSRREKFAVGTVLGQVADAQ, from the coding sequence ATGACTGAGCCACTGCGCATCGTCTTTGCCGGCACCCCGGAATTCGCCGCCGAACACATCAAGGCCCTGCTCGCCAGCCCTTACGAGATCGTCGCGGTCTACACCCAGCCGGACCGTCCGGCGGGCCGTGGGCAAAAACTGATGCCGAGCCCGGTCAAGCAACTGGCTCTGGAAAACAACATCCCGGTGCTGCAACCGCCGACCCTGCGCAACGCCGACGCCCAGGCTGAACTGGCCGCGCTGAAGCCGGATTTGCTGGTGGTGGTCGCCTACGGCCTGATCCTGCCGCAAGTGGTGCTGGACATTCCGCGCCTCGGTTGCATCAACAGCCACGCCTCGCTGCTGCCACGCTGGCGCGGTGCGGCGCCGATCCAGCGCGCCGTTGAGGCGGGCGACAGCGAAAGCGGCGTGACCGTGATGCGCATGGAACTGGGCCTCGACACCGGGCCGATGCTGCTCAAAGTCAGCACGCCGATCACCGGCGAAGACACCGGCGGCAGCCTGCACGATCGTTTGGCCGAAATCGGTCCGCCAGCGGTGCTGCAGGCGATTGCCGGCCTCGCTGCGGGTACGTTGGAAGGCGAAGTGCAGGACGACAGCCTCGCCACGTATGCACACAAATTGAACAAGGATGAAGCGCGCATCGACTGGAGCCGTCCGGCGGTTGAGCTGGAACGTCTGGTCCGCGCCTTCAATCCCTGGCCGATCACCCACAGCACGCTGAACGGCGAAGCGCTGAAAGTACTGGCGGCAAAACTCGCCGAAGGGCAGGGCGCAGCGGGGCAAATCCTCAGCGCCAGCAAGGACGGTTTGATCGTCGCGTGCGGTGAACAGGCGCTGTGCCTGACCCGTCTGCAATTGCCCGGCGGCAAGGCGCTGAACTTCAGCGACTTATTCAACAGCCGCCGCGAGAAATTCGCCGTCGGCACCGTGCTCGGCCAAGTGGCGGACGCTCAATGA
- the def gene encoding peptide deformylase codes for MAILDILEFPDSRLRTIAKPVAVVDDEVRQLVDDMFETMYEAPGIGLAATQVNVHKRIVVMDLSEDRSEPRVFINPEFETLTDEMEQYQEGCLSVPGFYENVDRPQKVKIKALDRDGKPYELIAEGLLAVCIQHECDHLNGKLFVDYLSNLKRDRIKKKLEKLHRQNA; via the coding sequence ATGGCCATTTTAGACATCCTCGAATTTCCCGACTCGCGCCTGCGCACTATCGCCAAACCTGTGGCCGTAGTGGACGACGAAGTGCGTCAGTTGGTCGATGACATGTTTGAAACAATGTATGAAGCGCCAGGCATCGGCCTCGCCGCGACCCAGGTCAACGTGCACAAACGTATCGTCGTGATGGACCTTTCCGAAGACCGTAGCGAGCCTCGGGTGTTCATCAACCCCGAGTTCGAAACCCTGACCGACGAGATGGAGCAATATCAGGAAGGCTGCCTCTCGGTGCCAGGCTTCTACGAAAACGTCGATCGCCCGCAGAAGGTCAAAATCAAGGCCCTGGACCGCGATGGCAAACCGTATGAACTGATCGCCGAAGGCCTGCTCGCGGTGTGCATCCAGCACGAATGCGACCACCTTAACGGCAAGTTGTTCGTCGATTACCTGTCCAACCTCAAGCGCGACCGAATCAAGAAGAAACTGGAAAAGCTCCATCGCCAGAACGCTTGA
- the rsmB gene encoding 16S rRNA (cytosine(967)-C(5))-methyltransferase RsmB — MNPRLAAAKALAAVLNGKASLNSSLPTQMDKVEDRDRGFTQDLAFGTARWQPRLSALAAKLLQKPFKAADADVEALLLVGLYQLLYTRVPAHAAIGETVGCADKLKKPWAKALLNAVLRRAQRESEALLAELEHDPVVRTAHPRWLQKSLKAFWPEQWEAICAANNAHPPMILRVNRRHQSHDAYLALLSEAGIGANPCVYSRDGIILDAAADVRSLPGFAEGWISVQDEAAQLAADLLDLAPGQRVLDACCAPGGKTCHILEAEPALAGVVAVDLEAKRLVRVRENLARLGLSAELIAADGRDTATWWDGKPFQRILLDAPCSATGVIRRHPDIKLTRQPDDIAALAVLQGELLDAMWLTLEVGGILLYATCSTLPTENTEVIAAFLARTPGARELDLATTAGLKQTHGRQLLAQQGGHDGFYYAKLIKIAAARG, encoded by the coding sequence ATGAATCCGCGTCTGGCCGCCGCCAAGGCACTCGCCGCTGTCCTCAACGGCAAAGCCTCGCTCAACAGCTCGTTGCCGACGCAAATGGACAAGGTTGAAGACCGCGATCGCGGCTTTACTCAAGACCTGGCGTTTGGCACCGCGCGTTGGCAGCCACGTCTCTCGGCGCTGGCGGCCAAGTTGCTGCAGAAACCGTTCAAAGCAGCGGACGCCGATGTCGAGGCGTTGTTGCTGGTCGGGCTCTATCAATTGCTCTACACCCGCGTCCCGGCGCACGCCGCCATTGGCGAAACCGTGGGTTGCGCCGACAAGCTGAAAAAGCCCTGGGCCAAGGCCTTGCTCAACGCCGTGCTGCGTCGCGCGCAACGCGAAAGCGAAGCGCTGCTGGCCGAGCTGGAACACGATCCGGTAGTGCGCACCGCGCATCCGCGCTGGCTGCAAAAATCCCTGAAAGCGTTCTGGCCGGAGCAGTGGGAAGCCATTTGTGCGGCGAACAACGCGCATCCGCCGATGATTCTGCGGGTTAACCGTCGTCATCAGAGCCATGACGCGTACCTCGCGTTGCTCAGCGAAGCGGGCATCGGCGCCAACCCGTGCGTCTATAGCCGCGACGGCATCATCCTCGACGCCGCCGCCGACGTGCGCAGCTTGCCGGGCTTCGCGGAAGGCTGGATCAGCGTGCAGGACGAAGCCGCGCAATTGGCCGCTGATTTGCTCGACCTCGCGCCGGGCCAACGCGTGCTCGACGCCTGCTGCGCGCCCGGCGGCAAGACTTGCCACATCCTCGAAGCCGAGCCTGCGCTGGCCGGCGTGGTGGCGGTGGACCTCGAAGCGAAACGCCTGGTGCGCGTCCGCGAAAACCTCGCGCGCCTGGGCCTGAGCGCCGAATTGATCGCTGCCGATGGCCGCGACACCGCGACCTGGTGGGACGGCAAACCGTTCCAGCGCATCCTGCTCGACGCGCCATGCTCGGCGACCGGGGTGATCCGGCGTCACCCGGACATCAAGTTGACCCGCCAGCCCGACGACATCGCCGCGCTCGCGGTGCTGCAAGGCGAATTGCTCGACGCGATGTGGCTGACGCTCGAAGTCGGCGGCATTCTGCTTTACGCGACGTGCTCGACGCTGCCGACCGAAAACACCGAAGTCATCGCAGCCTTCCTCGCCCGCACGCCGGGCGCGCGGGAGCTGGACCTCGCGACCACGGCCGGGCTCAAGCAAACGCATGGTCGCCAATTGCTGGCCCAGCAGGGCGGGCATGACGGGTTCTACTACGCCAAACTGATCAAGATTGCCGCCGCGCGCGGTTAA